Below is a window of Homalodisca vitripennis isolate AUS2020 unplaced genomic scaffold, UT_GWSS_2.1 ScUCBcl_1501;HRSCAF=5211, whole genome shotgun sequence DNA.
aatgtgaatacaatcttatttttcttgatacaaagaaaaatgtaaggttataagtaactttgaaaataggttaaataggctaattgaaaattaactaaatgtttcatgaaatcaAACTTTAGcattttatacacagtttttctcCAAAAACACTCTTTGTAAGATGATTAgttcatgtacagtttttaaagttgaagTCCATCCTTCTTTCTTTTTGCCTAGCAAAAACATCGATTACACGCTCATTAAAGTTAGGTATACTCCTGATCATACCCTTTTTCCACAGACAACATAGCCAATGCTGTTAGTCTTTCTTGCCCCATGGTACTTCTCAAAAATGTCTTGATGCGTTTTAAGGTCGAAAAGCACCGTTCCGCTTCCGCAGTAGTCATAGGGATGGTAGAAACAATGGTCAAAAGTTTGTGAGTTTCTGAAAATGAAGTCTGTAAGCCATTCTCAATAACGAACTGTAACAACGGCACAGTCCCGTTCATGACTTGAAAATCTTTTCGTTTGTAGATCACTGAAAGTTCTGTTTTCAATCGTTCTTTGTCTAAAAATGAATACACCTGCACTGTTTCTTCCAAAAGTTGAATGGGAAACGTTTTCTCATAGTGCGTGAACTTTTTTGAATCAAACAGAGAAACCGCTGAATGGTGTGTCAAAAAAGAGTATCTCTCTTTTATTTGATTGGAAATAACATCACACACCTCTTTTGCGGCAATTGTCCTCGtcacatgaatattttcatcACGTCGGGCTCTTTTCACAGGCATAGGTAGTTGATTAACATCAATTTTGACACTATCCATGTTTTGCCTTTCTTTTTCGACGCATTCAATAAATGTTTCGACATTTTTCTTTGTTCGCACAGCATCGGTGTATGTAAGCTGTAGTTGATTATACAAAATGTCAACATGGGGCATGATTTTATGGAACACTGCGAGCCAAAATATAAAGTTGGGATCCTCTAACATACGTCTGATTGCCCTGCTTTGGTAATAGTGATTGCTTGATGTGATGAGGCCTCTATTTCCTCCATGCAAGCaattaaatcttctctgtattcATACACAGTGTTGACTGTACGGCTCTTGAAGTTCCATCTAGTTGCGGAAGCACGAGGGATTCTTCTGCCAACTATTGTGTCTAAAACTGCAACTCTTTGTGGAGAATTGCTAAAGAAGTTGGTCAAATcactcaaatttgaaaaaaaaattctcacttgTTGGTTTTGGCTTGTAGCCTGTCCAACTACCAAATTCAGTTGGTGTGCATAGCAATGAACATAAAATGCGTGGGGATACATTTGCTTAACAAGAGTCTGTACCCCTGCATGATGTCCACTCATTACACTAGCGCCATCATAGCTTTGTGATATAAGTTTGCTTGGATCGTCTACAACACTTTTGTATTGCACTTTTAATACATCTAGCTATTGAGTCAGCATCGTGACCAGTGGGTTGAACAAACTGCCAAAATCGTTCTACAGGTTGGCCATCAGGCAAGACATAGCGGAAAACTATGACTAATTGAAATGTTGATGAAATGTCAGTAGTTTCATCAGCGATCAACGATAAAAACCTAGTAGTTTTCATCTCTTGTTTTATGTTGTCCTGGCAAACGGCAAGCATGCAATCAAGCAATTCGTTTTGGATACTTTTAGATGTACCTTTAAACACTGTTGCATTGTCCAGATGTTCTTTCAATGAAGCATCAAATTCTGCTGAGAAATTTACTAGTCCCCTAAAAACGCCAGGATTTGAAGAATCATCTTGCTCACGATGGCCTCTGAGTGCTAACTCAAACGCcccacaaaaattaatacaatcaattagTTTGGAAAGCACATAACGATTTTTAGTCACCTGTTTGttgtgctttttaatattttccctgtAAGCACAGTCTAGCTGCTGTCGAATGTCTAACTtgcccaaaatattaaattccaaaactGAGTTTAAGTGTGACTGAGAACATTCATGTTTTCTGATTTTTGATTGCAAATGGGAAAGATCAGCAACCCCATATTTTACCCAGTTAGATTCACCAGTTTGCTTCGAAAAAAGTAAACAGGGGAAGCAATAAAATCTATTTGCTTTGTTCACATCCACAAATCCACGGGGTTCTGGTATATACGTTTTGATTGAATTTCCCTCTTAAAGTCTCTATTCTTACCTTTGGTTATGTGAACAACAATGTTAAGTTGGGGGGTCGGTTTTCCACTTACTTTAATTTCAACCTTTCTTTCGAGAGATAAGTTAGAAAACCTAAGTTCTTTAAGTTCAGTTACTGTCACTGCCATATtaatcaaatgaataataaaatattacaaaacactcacatacaaatctctgtaacaaaaaaacaacacaaaagagACACAATATTCACAAACAGCGGTCATTACGACATTCACACAGCAGAGACGCAACGAAATAAGGTTATATATACATCAGCTGCGACTAGCCGTCGCACTACTGGCTCGTGCACCCACGCTGTTATATGAGACCCTCCTCCCGCCGCTTCCCCCCGCATGCCCCTCGCCTATCCCCGCTTAGATGCCAGGCAGCTCACTGCACATGCACTGTCCGCGCGTCTCTGCTCGATTCGCTTCGAGTTTAACGcgtcattgttgttaataattcgTTTACTCCGTATTAactgaatgttatttatgttgtggattcaataagaaagtattttaattatatttttactctagGGGGCTCACGTGCTCATGTGCTCAAATGGAAAAAACCGCCACTGATTGActgtatttctaatattataatcTTGTTACAGGCGTTTTCCTATCgtgttttgtttaatgaaaaaaaggACGATATCTGCTTATACCACACTGTTACGGTTTTTGATAACAAGATACGGAAATATAGCTCCTAATCTCGTAATCTCAGATTATGAAAAAGCGATCAAGAGCGCTGTGAAAGAAGTGTTTCCGCTGGCAATCCACAAGGGCTGTTGGTTTCACTTCACTCAGGTATGTTTATTCAATCTTTAAAGCATCAAactgttaatattgtttattacaaaaagtaaaaaacacgAATGAATTACCCTCTAGCTTTCAGCCAGTACTAGGTGTTAAAATACGTTTGGTATGTTGAATACAAAAGCAATTTTCTAATTACTGTTTCAGTCAATTCTAAGGAGAATCAAAAATGATGGACTGATCAACTCATATAATCAAAACGACTGTGTGAAAAAAGCTGTTCGAATGTTGATGTGTTTAGCACTTCTGCCCACAGACAGGATTTTGACTGGATTTCATGAAATCGAAACCTATTGCGAAGccaataatatacataataccCTATCCGATTTGCTAGCGTAAGTATTCCATTGGTTTATATGTGAGGTTTTATTTAGAAAAGATTAAGTTACTTTTATTAAGGCATTTGCCTTTAAGTTTTtgttgaacttataagtacaaaGTGAATTTATCTTCAGGTGTTAACCTTCAATTTTTGGTTGAAGCCGTTTTAATCTGTAACTTCCATTTGAATGTTTAAAGGTTTCATAACAACCCACGTGTTATGAGTTTACATTAGAGTAGGTAAATGTTTAAGGTATAGAACGTTTTTTAACTACCGATTGAAATTTTGACgttgatttttatatgtaaaatgatagtgtaaaaattgtcatttttaaatacttgatTCTATAAGTTCCCTTTAATGAGGAACGCTAcaagaataaacaataaattcaatatatatcaCTTTATTGAGAAGAatcaactttgtaataaaatattatgaaaggatgggtattgaaacataatattgttttcagataTTTCGAAAATCAATGGATTAATACTGTAGGACCCACTTCATTCTCTGTGTATGGACAGCCCCGCCGGACCAACAACTGCTTGGAATCGTTCCATCACCAACTGTTTGATTGTGTTGGTAAAGCCCATCCAAATATATGGGAGTTTACAGGTtaggaaatatttatatctatatataccaATTTGAACCTTTCAATCCAAGCCgctttaaaaaatgtcaattaaaaatccgagtaatacagtttataaatttacCGAGAATTCCGCAACTATTCTGTCCTTtaccaaatttgttaaaaaactatttacgtaggacatttttatttcaatttatattttaactgaaagTGTTCGCTTACACAGCAGTGCTTGAAAAATTCAAAGGAAATAGATATGACATAAAACCAAATTTAGTGAGAAATCATCACTAAAGAATAGTACAAAATTAGAAAACGACTAGACCTATAAATCAAATAACGTAATGCTCAGTCGACAATAAACTGTGTACTTAGTTGTCATTTAAATTCAGAAGCCAGTGGCAACACAACCAGTGGCGGCTCCTGATAAGTGGTCACGGGGGTGCACACAAGAAAATAACAGTAGGATTAGATAATTAACTTACGTCGCCAACATAGTTATCGTctcaatataatagtaaacaaaatatttcagtccTTTTAGGCTCTTTATAGCACcaaattgatttgtttgtaaaaggTGTACAAGACTGTGAGTTATTTCGTGCTGTGGAATGAATAATTCGTAAAAAGAAACCCCTTAAAATTTGCAACGATATTTGACtacttgcattttaataattgcttataGCCCAGAAAGTAATTAGCAAATATAAACTGATTTATTggctaacaaaatgtttatgaacatggaaataaaagaaagataatgtgaatacaatcttatttttcttgatacaaagaaaaatgtaaggttataagtaactttgaaaataggttaaataggctaattgaaaattaactaaatgtttcatgaaatcaAACTTTAGcattttatacacagtttttctcCAAAAACACTCTTTGTAAGATGATTAgttcatgtacagtttttaaagttgaagTCCATCCTTCTTTCTTTTTGCCTAGCAAAAACATCGATTACACGCTCATTAAAGTTAGGTATACTCCTGATCATACCCTTTTCCACAGACAACATAGCCAATGCTGTTAGTCTTTCTTGCCCCATGGTACTTCTCAAAAATGTCTTGATGCGTTTTAAGGTCGAAAAGCACCGTTCCGCTTCCGCAGTAGTCATAGGGATGGTAGAAACAATGGTCAAAAGTTTGTGAGTTTCTGAAAATGAAGTCTGTAAGCCATTCTCAATAACGAACTGTAACAACGGCACAGTCCCGTTCATGACTTGAAAATCTTTTCGTTTGTAGATCACTGAAAGTTCTGTTTTCAATCGTTCTTTGTCTAAAAATGAATACACCTGCACTGTTTCTTCCAAAAGTTGAATGGGAAACGTTTTCTCATAGTGCGTGAACTTTTTTGAATCAAACAGAGAAACCGCTGAATGGTGTGTCAAAAAAGAGTATCTCTCTTTTATTTGATTGGAAATAACATCACACACCTCTTTTGCGGCAATTGTCCTCGtcacatgaatattttcatcACGTCGGGCTCTTTTCACAGGCATAGGTAGTTGATTAACATCAATTTTGACACTATCCATGTTTTGCCTTTCTTTTTCGACGCATTCAATAAATGTTTCGACATTTTTCTTTGTTCGCACAGCATCGGTGTATGTAAGCTGTAGTTGATTATACAAAATGTCAACATGGGGCATGATTTTATGGAACACTGCGAGCCAAAATATAAAGTTGGGATCCTCTAAACATACGTCTGATTGCCCCTGCTTTGGTAATAGTGATTGCTTGATGTGATGAGGCCTCTATTTCCTCCATGCAAGCaattaaatcttctctgtattcATACACAGTGTTGACTGTACGGCTCTTGAAGTTCCATCTAGTTGCGGAAGCACGAGGGATTCTTCTGCCAACTATTGTGTCTAAAACTGCAACTCTTTGTGGAGAATTGCTAAAGAAGTTGGTCAAATcactcaaatttgaaaaaaaaattctcacttgTTGGTTTT
It encodes the following:
- the LOC124371481 gene encoding uncharacterized protein LOC124371481, producing the protein MEEEVIECVGIKGGKLFSSGDGYFYAVSVKKSAGIKYLRCKTRLCRGGAKLVQNGDRKILEATTQHSDGCEPDVLFLDSLRVRNIIMERCSKETTPLKRIFNEECNRRFPIVFCLMKKRTISAYTTLLRFLITRYGNIAPNLVISDYEKAIKSAVKEVFPLAIHKGCWFHFTQSILRRIKNDGLINSYNQNDCVKKAVRMLMCLALLPTDRILTGFHEIETYCEANNIHNTLSDLLAYFENQWINTVGPTSFSVYGQPRRTNNCLESFHHQLFDCVGKAHPNIWEFTEALRGVAGSTVRDYARLQKGIRLIQYRKRKMGSSRSNHHECSRTNCLWPNICIWISK